From the genome of Candidatus Competibacteraceae bacterium:
CCGCGCTCATGCGCCTCCTTGAGCGCCTGGATCAGCACCTTGGCGTTGAACAGATAGTTGCCCATTGAGGCGTAGGAGCGGGTGGGATCGGAGGGCATGGGCGGCGGGTTGGCCGGTTTCTCCTTGAAGTCGCTGACCCGGCCCGCGTGATCGGCGTCGATGACGCCGAACGAACTGGCATCGGCGATTGGCACCGGCAGCGCGGCAACGGTCGCGTCGGCTTCCCGCTCCAGGTGGAAATCCACCATCTGCTGGAGATCCATCCGATAAATGTGATCGGCGCCGAACACCAGCACCAAATCAGGATTGTGCAGTTGAATCAGATTCAGGTTCTGATACACGGCATCGGCGGTGCCCATGAACCAGTCGCCGCCGCGCATCATTTGCGGCGGCACCACCGTCACGAATTCCTCGTTCCGCATCGGCGACACCACCCACGCCTTGCGGACGTGTTCGATCAGGGACTGGGACTTGTACTGCACCAGCATGTAGATCGACTGAATTCCCGAATTAAGCAGGTTGCTCAACACGAAATCCACAATGCGGTAGCGGCTGCCGAACGGCAGCGACGGTTTGGAGTTATACGCCGTCAGTGGGCTCAAGCGGGCACCTTCGCCGCCCGCCATGACAAAAGCCAGGACTTTCGGTTGTTTCATCGCGGCACATCCTTCGTTTCGAGTGATAGTAGTTCGCACAAACCCCCGAGCGGGATGGCAACCCAGTCGGGGCGGTTATCCAGTTCGTAACGCAGTTCGTAACAGGCTTTCTCCAGCGTAAACAAATCCAGCAAGGCCTTGGCCTGCTCGGGATCGGCCGGATAGCTCGGGCAATCCCGCAGGGATGCGGCGTAACCCTCCAGGAACGCGGTCCGGGCCTGGCGCTCCCAATCGCCGATGTAGGACGCCAGTTCTTCCCAGTTGGCGGTACCGTCGGCGGTTGACTGCCGCAAGGCGGCGTGCGCGGCATAATTGAGCGAGCGCAACATGCCGACCACATCCCGCAGCGGCGAGTTTTTGTGGCGTCGCTCTTCCAGCGACCGCGACGGTTCGCCCTCGAAATCGATGATGATGACGTCGTCCTTGGCCACCAGCACCTGGCCGAGGTGGTAATCGCCGTGGAAGCGGGTCTTCATCGGCAGCGAATCCGCGATCTCCAGTTGG
Proteins encoded in this window:
- a CDS encoding glucose-1-phosphate adenylyltransferase, whose protein sequence is MKQPKVLAFVMAGGEGARLSPLTAYNSKPSLPFGSRYRIVDFVLSNLLNSGIQSIYMLVQYKSQSLIEHVRKAWVVSPMRNEEFVTVVPPQMMRGGDWFMGTADAVYQNLNLIQLHNPDLVLVFGADHIYRMDLQQMVDFHLEREADATVAALPVPIADASSFGVIDADHAGRVSDFKEKPANPPPMPSDPTRSYASMGNYLFNAKVLIQALKEAHERGEHDFGHHVLPNLKDTHRVFAYDFATNKVPGTKPYEEQAYWRDVGTRDAYFNAHQDLLGEKPRFDMFNPQWRIFSSNYQGPVARLLDASVKNSVVAAGSMVRQAKITNTIIRREVIIEEDVEIEDCLIQEYVHIKRGARLRRAIIGGYNVIEAGTRIGYDLEQDRKLYQVTQGGITVVGPGEVTATMQAFSE